Part of the Amblyomma americanum isolate KBUSLIRL-KWMA chromosome 7, ASM5285725v1, whole genome shotgun sequence genome, CGGCCAGATCAGATCCACCTTGCTGCGCGGACTGTCGACACGTCACATTCTCCAACTGTCGAGGACGATGGCCGCATTGCGTGCCGTGCTTGCCGGCCTGAGCCTCGCCCTGGTTGTCAGGGCTGACTTCCAGGACGACTTCCGGCTCAGGGACACCGCGGGCCTACGGCACGCGGCGCCCTACGACGCTGACCACCAGCGGTCTTTGCTCGAGGGCCCTTTCCACCGGGCGCCCGTGGCCCAGCTAAGCCTCGCAGATGCTGCTAGCAACCAGTCCCAGCTCGAAGTCGGAAAGGTCCCGGCCCCGCAGGCCCCTGTCGCAGGTCCCAACGCCCCGGCCCCCGCAGGAGTTCCTGCTACAACCAACGGCACCGGACCTGCGGTTCCTGCCTCTGTTCACAAGTCCTTCTTCGAACGCAACCCCGTGAACCCGGTCTTCGGCCTGGAGCAGCAACCAGACTCCGACGAGGCGTCGAAGCAGCTGGTGGAGCAGGACCTCGGTAAGCTTCAGCGTCGAAAGTTCCGCATGCGCCGTCACAAGGGCATGAAGGGCATGCGCAAGATTCGAAAGCTCGTCGACGAAGAGACTGGTCCCGCAGGAATAGCTCAGGAGGCCTACGCGCAGCAGAGGCCCGAGCAGGCCGCCGCCGCGGGAAGGCTCGAGGCGCTGTCCGGACTTAAGGTCGAACTGGCTCGCGCTTACATTGCCGCCGAGGAACCCGAGGCTGACTCCGGTCCCATGGAGCTGCTTTGCACCGTCGGCTACAAGGAGTACGCGAGCATCACCTGGACTGTCAACGGCCGCCCCCTGGAGAACTTCATCGACCGGTCCACCATGACCACCGTCAAGAACGACCTGCCGGTCAAGGTCTCCAAGATCACCATCACCCAACTGGAGAGGCTGCCCTCCGATAACGGCAAGTTTGTCTTCGAGTGCACGGCTCTTGTCGACGCGCAGGTCACAAAGGCCACCATCGCACTGGGCTCCATCATCGAGGACACCTGCACGGCGAACTCCCAGTGCGAGCCCCGCGGAGCCACCTGCAGCGAAGGCCGCTGTCTCTGTAAGCCTTCTCAGCCCGTGAGCCTGAAGTCCAAGCACCTGACCTGCCGTGCCGCGGCCGGTCTCGGCTGGCCCTGCGACTACTCCGAACAGTGCGTGTTCGCCACACCCAACGCCGTCTGCAACGACCGACAGATCTGCGAGTGTGCGTCCGGCTTCGTCCGGGGTCCGACCAACAAGTCCTGCGACAGCCCCGTTCCAGGCAACGTGAACCTCATCGGACAGCCCTGCAAGGCCAACACAGACTGCCACGCCTCCGGAGCGTCTTGCCTCAACAGCGTTTGCGCCTGCACTAACAACACTTTCGAACGCGGCGGCCTGTGCCTGACAGAGGAGCAGCTCAAGATGCAGGTCGGCGTCCGAGGACCAAACTTCCTGGCAGGCGATGACGGCATCAAGACAGCCCAGAACGACACCCGGTTCACCGTGGCCGCGGCCATGATCAACGAGAACGCAGACAAGAAGGAATCCACGCTGGCTGCCCCGCTGGGCATGCCAGTCCGAAGCTCGGCGGGCACCCTCTCGCCGCCTGCCGTTGCCGCCGCGGCAACTTCCCTGGCCGCTTTCCTGCTGATCAGGCGAGGCTGAGTCCGGTCAACTTGGggtcggaaataaaaaaaaaaccttttttttcctACACTTGGCCCGTGTCTTTTTTGTTCTGTCGGCGTGGATCACCGGCGCTTTGTCGCTGGAGTGCGCCGCAGAGCAGAGATCTTGCCTCCGTAGCAGATGGTCGTTGCGTTTAAATGGAGGCTCGGTGGAGGCTCTTTTGGTGCTGCATAACTTCTCTATATGGTGGTGGTAAGTTGCTGGCAACCTGCGCATGAAAGTTAATGCTTTAACCCGGCAAAAGAAATAGCGACAATAGGCTCAATCAAAAGGACCCTTCTTTCAGCTTGAGCATGCACCACGTCTGCAGAATGTACGGTATGCTAGACATCCTGCGAATTACTGCGATCCTTTCATAAGCGAATTCTAAATGTGCTACTCGAACTACTTTCTTCACAAAAAATGTTGCTGCGTGAATGATTCTTGTTGATTCCTatcggtgttgttgttgttgttgttagcctatcaaaaaatggcacatacccacactgggggatcggccaagaatcgggtggctattcaactgaactcagttaacaaaaaggaaaagcacgttgGAGCGGTGTTTTTAATGTTTTAAGGTAGAATTCATGCTGTAGACAAATTCAGAGCTCACGAGCCGTATTCCTctgctcccgaaaaaaaaaaaagatgaagtgAATTACAACAGCATCGCGACGTGGGTGCGAACTATTGGGCGGCTGCACAGGAACATGGAAGAAGAAGAAACGACGAAAAAGAAGTTCAAAAAATGAAGCCTGATTTAAGGGCAGTCGAGTATAAATGCCAccaaataaaaatgtaaaaaatgtaatgtaaataaatgtaatgtaatgtaatgtaaatGTAATGTATAAATGTTAATGTATAAATGTcgttgaatagccacccgattcttggccgatcccccagtgtgggtatgtgccatcttttgataggctaacaacaacaacaaatgctCCGCGCATTTGGCTGCGGAGCTAGTAACAGCAGTAAGCAGTAAGACGGCACTCATAACAGCACCACACTACCAACATTGAAAATTTACACAACAGCAACAACCCCAAGTGCAATGTGCGCGCTTGTTCCGGCGTTGCCATGAAAAGTCCCTGGTCCAATTTCGTGCCTGGTATACCATGCTTATGCTTACCGAGCTCGCTGTACGATCATCCTGTGTTCGCTAGCACACATGTAAAAAATTTATGACATTTACTCTCAGAAGTGCcaagttgcctacaatccaaatGACGCAGTACGTGTAGCTTTAATTTGATTTAGGAAGCGGATTGACATACGACTACAAAATCACCTGTAGAGTTACATCACGCAAACGATCTCGGATTCAACAGAGCAGCGGTTTTCGAAATTCCCACCACCCGATTACTGGACTTTTCTCCCCGCTTGCCTCTCACTTTTTAGCATTTTGGTACTGTCAGCTGTCTTGCACTTAAGCGCTTTACTTGTGATTTTCAAATGCTGCGCTTTTGAAAAGGGCACAACTACAGCTTGGAcgcagctaataataataataataattgacttctggggaaaggaatttttttttaattggttttggggggaaaggaaatggcgcagtatctgtctcatatatcgttggacacctgaaccgcgccgtaagggaagggcaaaggagggagtgaaaggagaaaggaagagagaggtgccgtagtggagggctccggaataatttcgaccacctggggatatttaacgtgcactgacatcgcacagcacatgggcgccttagcgtttttcctccataaaaacgcagccgccgcggtcgggttcgaaaggaaatggcgcagtatctgtctcacatatcgttggacacctgtcccgcgctttaagggaagggataaaggagggactgaaagacgaaaggaagaaagaggtgccgtagtggagggctctggaataatttcgccctcccacgtgcttttcctttttattaactgcgttcaggtgaatagccacccgattcttggccgatcccccagtgtgggtatgtgccatcttttgacaggctaacaacaacaacaacatttcgaccacctggggatctttaacgtgcactgacatcgcacagcacacgggcgcctttagcgttttgcctccataaaaacgcagccgccgcggtcgggttcgaacccgggaactccagatcagtagccgagcgccctaaccactgagccaccgcggcgggtttggaCGCAGCTACAATAACAAAACAGAAGGACCGAAACAAACCGGCGCTAGGGACAGCTTtacagcttaataataataataataattggtttttggggaaaggaaatggcgcagtatctgtctcatatatcgttggacacctgaaccgcgccgtaagggaagggataaggagggagtgaaagaagaaaggaagaaagaggtgccgtagtggtgggctccggaataatttcgaccacatgcggatctttaacgtgcactgacatcgcacagcacacgggcgccttagcgttttgcctccataaaaaacgcagccgccgcggtcgggtcacTTCGTAAGCTTTACAGCTTCCGAAGTGAATTTGACGACTGCTGCAGCAGTCGTCAACTACTACACCCACTATCATCGTCCATTAGATATAACGCCAGCAAGACAGAGAGGAAGGGGCCAGTAGAGAATGGACGGCAACTGCCAACATACCAGGCACAATGGAACAAAGGAACGCTCCTTTCCACGCCGCTTGCTTCAGGCGCGGTGATCACGGAGTAGCCAAGACATAGGGTACCGAAGGTCCGAAACTATACGCACCAGCATGAGCGGTTTGAGTACAGCACTAAGGAAGGACCCGAGTCATTCGCATTAGCCACCGTTCTGTACTGAGTCCTAAGGACGAAtgctgcagcattcgtcctgtcgtatgtgtgtctttttcgtccccgtttttttcttgctgcttcgttttctcaagatggatcattaccaactggcccaaacttcggtgcttttgagTCCTAAGGGAGactcattggcgtccacccaagcgcagccatacagctgcaaagtaaagctatacagccttctcagaaatttcgaagttaaagaaaaattcgtcctggtgaggtgttcgagcccgggaccaccgcttcaccggagaagTCGCTCACCGACTAATCTAACCAGAATGGCAAGCTCATattagggcgagagcgaattgatcaataactcgaagtgggaacaatgttggtcaaatgtttagaaacaggataggataggatacacttttttgctctaacaaggtctttcggtcagacagaggtcttcatcttcaagcagatgtctccgtcttgcagaggtcggcgccccaattccagggcaccgctgagtttggccgctcgctgggcatggatgaccaatcctctttggaaAGTTtagaaagtaataataataataataataataataataataataataataataataataataataataataataataataataataataataataataataataataataacaacaataataataataataataataataataataataataataataataataataataataataataattggtttttggggaaatgaaatggcgcagtatctgtctcatatatcgttggacacctgaaccgcgccgtaagggaagggatgaaggagggagtgaaagaagaaagagaaataggtgccgtagtggagggctccggcataatttcgaccacctggggatctttaacgtgcactgacatcgcacagcacacgggcgccttatcgttttgcctccataaaaacgcatccgccgcggtcgggttcgaacccgggaactccggatcagtagtcgagcgccctaaccactgagccaccgcggcggataaagtttagaaagctgcatagctttcctctgcagccgtatggctgcgctcgggtaaatgccaatgagtaattactcccttattacaaatctacttcaccttgggggattcccctaaacatgtGACGAACAGTGTACAGAGTCCTGCGACACCCGAAACTTTTGGATATACGTGCCTGGTCGCCGGACAAGGGTAGCGCATGCCAGGAATTCGGTGCCGCAGTCTCGAGGTTGAAGCGGAAGCATGGCCTGACGGCGTCTTCGTACGGTGGCGGCTTGTCAACCGCAGAGGATCCCGAGCAGAGAGACGGTGGCGTAACGACCGCAGTGGGCCGGTCCTCCGCCTGCATGTTTCGCCGGTCGTCCAGCTTCCTGCGCCAGAAGATGGATCTCAGGCGTCGTTTCGAAAGAGCACGTCTTCTCTACGCTGGCAACTGGCGCGCAGTGGGAGGGACTCTCTCGATCTGTATATAACATCCCTCAACCATAGTCCGGCCACCAAAGAGTAAGCCGGCGGCGGAATTTCTTTTCGAAGCGTATGCGGGAACCATTTCATATGGAGAGTGCTCAATAAGCTTTGCCTGCTGGGGTGCAAATTTATCAAGTGACGGAATTGAAAGACATTACATTCAAATAAAAGCTTAGAATCTCTTCCAGGACCATATTGCTTTTTGATATGGCCCCCGCCAGCGGAAATACGCTTATTACGGTAGTACACTCTCCACTGCACTCCGCCGTAAAACTATAAGGGCGGCTGTTATGCCTCACGTTCTTTACAGCTTCGGACCTCGCGCCATATCACTTCTGGCTGTTTCCCAAGATGCAGCAACACCAGACGCACTTCTCGTTCGACGAAGAGGTCACCACTGCACTGCGCCGTTGGTATCGTCAACAGCTGCCCTAATTCTAGTACAAATGTACGCAGATATTTATAACGCATAGGCAGCTTAAATAGACACTGAGAACAATTCCGTGCGATTGTTTTTCCTTCGTAAAAATCGATTCTTTAGCTCTTTCTCGGTATATTCTAGTTTGTCTGGCAGGAAAAAAACGCATTTATTGGTTTGAAAACTTCATTAAAAAAGTTTTTCCGCCACTCGAATAAAAATCGTGACGTCCACACCAAAAAGGACTCCGGGATCGCCGCTTTAAATTGAATGGCGCAGTAACCTAGCCTTCGGTATCCCCGATTAAGAAATTTTTCCAGAGGCTTTCCTACATCTCCATTCACTTCAAATCAGCAATCAGTCCTTGCAGCTGTGAACGTGTGCGGTTCCCTCAGAATTATTGTCTGTAAACATTGAATCTATGGACCATTCTGGGTATGTTGACGCTTGttcggcagcaaaaaaaaaaaaaaaatgagtgaggAAAttaatatgaaactatgaaaagaTCATCAGCAGCACCACCATCCCTCCCCGGTCCCGGTCGAACTGGGTAAATATTCTTATCAGCCGACAGGCGAACGCGAAGTTTCCAGTGTGACAAACTGCACCAACGGttactgtggcgccatctacctCGGAGGAAGACACTCACTAGTGCAGCAATCCGTATTCTCCCACGGGTACGTACCGTTTCCAGTAGAGGAAGCAGAGAGACATGGAGAAGATGAGGATGGAGAGGAGGCATCCGACGCTCATGAGGTACACCTTGGACAGGCCCCGGCTGCTGCGAGGTACTGCCGGTTGTATGGCGGGGTAATTCAGATCAGCCTCTTTCTctctacattctttttttttttttgctagctgaACACCATCGATTTTTAGACCACGTCACATTTGACGCCGCAAAAACGCATCTCTCAGAACTTTACTACACTTCTTTTTTCAAAGGCGGAGAATGTGCTGCCacagaacaaaaatgaaaattggtttttgaggaaaggaaacgacgcagtaactgtctcacttatgtcggtcgacacccgaaccgcgccgtgagggaagggataaaagagggagtgaaagaaaaaaggaaggaagaggtgccgtagtggagggctctggaaataatttcgaccacctgatgatctttaacgcacagcacacgggcgacttctgcgttccgcctccatcgaaacgcggccgccgcggccgggttcgaaaaGCAGTACTCCGGTTCAATAGACGAGCGCCATCAACACCTTAACCACGGAACAGTTCTGCGGCTTGTTTTGAAAGACCAAGAACTGAACAAATAATTACGCCCGAGTCGTCTGCTGCGGAGTTCTCTCCAAACCAGCAGCCGTTCATGTTTTTCCCCCGCTTTTTTGTCTCGACGTCATCGTCAACAATGAAAAGGCCCGGGCACACTAAACAATTCCGCAGCTTGTCTCCCATTTTTGTTTAGCGAGCACTTATTGCGGCGAGGAGGCGACGTCTCTCACCTGGAATGCACCTGTCTTCGTAGAGAACGTAGCCGAGCCTGCAGACGCATGTCTCTGCCATGCAGCCCGAGTTCTCGACCGAGCAGTTCGAGTCGGTCTGGCACCACTGGCCGAGTTGGGAGTAGCCTAGATGTGTACGTGTGGAATCGGAAGAAAAAGCGCGGGAAATATTTTACCCACATATTTCGCTCTCCTGCCATTCGTGTGCATGCAAGTGGGCTTAACTTACAAGATGGAGTGGATTGAAAACAAAAGTAAAGAATTCGAAAGACCGTATCCACTTTATAAAGTTTCCGAACTTGAGGGGAAAGATGGCGGCTACGAAACATAAATAAAGGAAGCAATGCGACGCACAATGCGAAACGAGACATGTGGAAAATGCTTCTCGTTGTGCTTCTTGAAGTTTGTTGTCTTATTTTCTCTTCTGCTATGAAGTTCTTTACcatctatgttttttttttcactaggaATTGGattaagcccgttatacttagtggcacgggccggGACCcttttatatctttttttttgttactagTCCCACCATAGTATTAGCATGCTAACGAAAACTCTGATGAGAATATAAGAAAATCAGCGCAGTTAATCGCGGTAATGTCGAGCTGCAGCCCACTGCGAAATAAATTAAATGAGATATGTAAGCTTAAACTGCGAAACCCTTGGCGCTCATATTTCTCGTCTTGCACGTGCGAAACGGTGCTATGTGCTTTGACATTGTTTTCGACCGTCTTCTATTAATTTATTCTTGAAGCAAAAAATTGATTCCTTGCTGGTTTAGGCCGGACTTCCTTTGCAGTCATTGCGCTAGTTTTTCTTCGTCAGTTCGTTTATTACGGACAAGGTATGTGCTTCGATGCGTGCGGAACATCACGGAACTTCACAGCCTCTCTGTACCAGCGCAGTTTTCTTGGCGAAAAGCTTTTCGACGTCCTTGGCCGAGTATTCAGCCCCAGAAGCAGACCAACGCACCGGCCCACTTACAGCTTATCTGTCGCTATAGACGTTTATCTCTTATCAAATTGTTTCTTCAAAATTATTTGCGGATGATCCAGAGTTGGCAACGACATTCGACCCCTGAGCATTCGTCAGCGATAAGATTCAAAGCCGCTGGAGTTGACGGATAAGAAAATCTCGTAGATTAATTTTAAACAAGTATTTAAGACGTAACGCCACCATTCCTCCTCCTTCTGTTCGAACGCGTTTTGTTGTCTCTGTCTTGAGACCGCACGACCGTACGCGGTTAGCTAGGTTTTAAACTTTCAGGCCAGAGAGCATACAGCAGCCAAGCAGCGGCTTCATTGGGCGCAGCTCTGGCACAAGGGAAGCGTTCGTAATTTTGAAACAGTCCACAAAAAATGCAGATCAACAAACCCGTAGATAGAAAGACACCGCGAAAAAAGTTTAACACGGGCTTTCTGGTAAGTGTTGAATCTCGCGGCGCATTAGCCACAGCCTGAACACAACGGCATGGAACTTCGATTTTAGTTGACTTTGTACTACGAACAATATTATCGCGATTCATATAATACACTTTACTAAATGTTTTACTCGGTGTAAATAAACATTTTCACCGAGAAACTTTTCTGTCTAAACGCAATGCAGCTCCAGCAGGCTCCAGCTACATAATCTTCAACCAGGCAAAAAGCATTCAGGCTAAAGAGTACTAACAGATAAGGGTACGCGAATTTGAATCTCGtgcccttttttgttttttcactcTCTCAATATCCTTCGAAACGTACCATACACCCGCTACGCATTCTCTGAAAAATCATTTCACGCCGAAAGTATTAACGCCTTAAGCGCATATATATAGTGAGAAAGAGTTCCACGCCACCTTTGAGCAGGATGTCTTCCACCGTTAACGCGTCTCCGGCTGCCATCACGAAGAGCACGACCCACACGCCCCACGAGAAGACACACGCTGCCGGCCACATAATTTGCGTTTTCGGCCGACCCTGGGTGGACGCGTACAGATTAACCGCACAGATTAACAGCGATGAAAACAGGAAGGGAGGGGGCGGCTCCACCGCTATCTGGACTGCAGCAGTGTTTGTGAACTTTACAACCGGAGCATCTGTTCTGTCAGCGCAGGGCAGATAGCCGGCTGCTCGCTTTATAGTTGGCTGTCGCTCCTCGGACGCCGCACTGGGAGAGGCGAAATATAGTGGCCCACATTCAAGGGTGCCGCAGCACGAATCTCGCCGTGTAGGTGTACGCGCGCTATCGCTTGTGGGTGAAACGTGTTACGTTCTGCGCGTGTCTCCATCCGATGGTAGAGAGTGAGGAGCTTGAGTTTGCTTGCGTGTTCGGAATGGTAGCTCGTTCTTGGGTTTGCCACAACTATAAGGCGTGGAGTATTATGATATACACGGCGGAGATATTGCTCTGCCAGGTATCTCTAAGTTGAGGCCATGGCGATACATTCTCAAGTCCACATATGGTATGTGCCACTGGTCACCTCACGGATCCAAGAGCAGGGGCCAAACAATGCACAGGCTCTGTGCTACATACATATTTAGCACTACACCCGCAAAGCTTGGAGCTTGGTACACACGGCAAAGATACCACTTCTCAGTCTGATGTCTTAAGTCTAGCTGCACGACGATGTGTTCTGGAGTCCAACAGGATATACATCACGGGCATACCAAGGTGGCGCGCACAGCTTGAAGAGTGGAACACAGCTCGAAATTCACTCCTTGCCATGATCCCCCAGGGAAAGTTTGACGAGTGCCGCAGGAAGAAGGATACATTAAGGGCACCACGAAGCGGCAGACGACCCTGTGTGCAGCGTGCTTGAGGGGTTCACCGTTCTCTCACGGCACGTGAGCCTTGGTTTATATGCTCCCTAAAGTTCATTTCCTGGTCCCAGGGGCCAGAGTCGGGTCTGCGCGACGCTAAACCGCAACGAGCGGAAGGAAATGTAGTCTCCTGTCACCCCCGTctacccctccccctttttttcgtTGCCACCTCACGCCCTAGGCAGGCGTAAACGGCAGCCACACATTCACAGTCTGGAGTGTGACCCGAAGGGCAATATCCTTTGCTTCCCTCCGCGGCAGGCGACGATTTATTTGTAGACACATGTCGGGCATTCGCAGCGCACACGTGCTCTTCTTGGAAGCAGAGGCACGTGTACGAGCTGCTCTGACAGTTCATTCCCCGATGCATGTGGCGATTAACGAGCTCAGAAAACGGGAACCTGCTCTCGTAAACGGACTTGCAAGGGCTTGGAAGGGGGTATGAGACAAGGTTACTTTATTTCTCACCACGATTAATCTCCTTTATATTTCGGATCGCCTCACTCGGAATGTGCACCaagactgaagaaaaaaaaaactagcctaAAATATCTCCCAGGCATATGCGCCGTATAGCGCTGAAGAACGCACTAtactcggatacaacttaagtctgcagtgaattAAGCTCAGCCCACTTTCAgggccgccgcacagaattcctcaaCGACGAAAAGGTAGTCCGTTTTTGAAACTTTTCTTGTTGCTTAAGTGAAAAGctaagcacaagaaaaaaattataaactctAGAATTTTGGTACCTGGCT contains:
- the LOC144098975 gene encoding uncharacterized protein LOC144098975 isoform X1 gives rise to the protein MAALRAVLAGLSLALVVRADFQDDFRLRDTAGLRHAAPYDADHQRSLLEGPFHRAPVAQLSLADAASNQSQLEVGKVPAPQAPVAGPNAPAPAGVPATTNGTGPAVPASVHKSFFERNPVNPVFGLEQQPDSDEASKQLVEQDLGKLQRRKFRMRRHKGMKGMRKIRKLVDEETGPAGIAQEAYAQQRPEQAAAAGRLEALSGLKVELARAYIAAEEPEADSGPMELLCTVGYKEYASITWTVNGRPLENFIDRSTMTTVKNDLPVKVSKITITQLERLPSDNGKFVFECTALVDAQVTKATIALGSIIEDTCTANSQCEPRGATCSEGRCLCKPSQPVSLKSKHLTCRAAAGLGWPCDYSEQCVFATPNAVCNDRQICECASGFVRGPTNKSCDSPVPGNVNLIGQPCKANTDCHASGASCLNSVCACTNNTFERGGLCLTEEQLKMQVGVRGPNFLAGDDGIKTAQNDTRFTVAAAMINENADKKESTLAAPLGMPVRSSAGTLSPPAVAAAATSLAAFLLIRRG
- the LOC144098976 gene encoding uncharacterized protein LOC144098976, which gives rise to MWPAACVFSWGVWVVLFVMAAGDALTVEDILLKGYSQLGQWCQTDSNCSVENSGCMAETCVCRLGYVLYEDRCIPVPRSSRGLSKVYLMSVGCLLSILIFSMSLCFLYWKRKLDDRRNMQAEDRPTAVVTPPSLCSGSSAVDKPPPYEDAVRPCFRFNLETAAPNSWHALPLSGDQVASNLPPPYREVMQHQKSLHRASI
- the LOC144098975 gene encoding uncharacterized protein LOC144098975 isoform X2 encodes the protein MAALRAVLAGLSLALVVRADFQDDFRLRDTAGLRHAAPYDADHQRSLLEGPFHRAPVAQLSLADAASNQSQLEVGKVPAPQAPVAGPNAPAPAGVPATTNGTGPAVPASVHKSFFERNPVNPVFGLEQQPDSDEASKQLVEQDLGIAQEAYAQQRPEQAAAAGRLEALSGLKVELARAYIAAEEPEADSGPMELLCTVGYKEYASITWTVNGRPLENFIDRSTMTTVKNDLPVKVSKITITQLERLPSDNGKFVFECTALVDAQVTKATIALGSIIEDTCTANSQCEPRGATCSEGRCLCKPSQPVSLKSKHLTCRAAAGLGWPCDYSEQCVFATPNAVCNDRQICECASGFVRGPTNKSCDSPVPGNVNLIGQPCKANTDCHASGASCLNSVCACTNNTFERGGLCLTEEQLKMQVGVRGPNFLAGDDGIKTAQNDTRFTVAAAMINENADKKESTLAAPLGMPVRSSAGTLSPPAVAAAATSLAAFLLIRRG